One Alligator mississippiensis isolate rAllMis1 chromosome 1, rAllMis1, whole genome shotgun sequence genomic window carries:
- the ITGB1BP1 gene encoding integrin beta-1-binding protein 1: MFRKGKKRHSSSSSQSSEISTKSKSVDSSLGGLSRSSTVASLDTDSTKSSGQSNSNSDTCAEFRVKYVGAIEKLKLEESKNLEGPLDLINYIDVAQQDGKLPFVPSEEEFIMGVSKYGIKVSTSDQYDVLHRHALYLIVRMVCYDDGLGAGKSLLALKTTDASYEEFSLWLYQCNSLEQAQALCKVLSTAFDSVLTSEKS, translated from the exons ATGttcaggaaagggaaaaaacgacacagcagcagcagctcacaaAGTAGCGAAATCAGCACCAAGAGTAAG TCCGTAGACTCCAGTCTTGGTGGACTTTCCAGATCTAGTACTGTTGCCAGTCTAGATACAGACTCCACTAAAAGTTCAG GACAAAGCAACAGTAATTCAGATACCTGTGCAGAATTTAGAGTTAAATATGTTGGTGCCATTGAAAAACTGAAACTTGAGGAGAGCAAAAATCTGGAAGGGCCCCTGGACTTGATAAATTACATAGATGTTGCACAG caAGATGGAAAGTTACCTTTTGTTCCCAGTGAAGAGGAGTTTATTATGGGAGTTTCCAAATATGGTATTAAAGTCTCAACATCAGATCAGTAT GATGTGTTACATAGACATGCTCTGTATTTAATTGTGAGGATGGTCTGCTATGATGATGGTCTTGGAGCAGGCAAGAGTTTATTGGCTTTGAAGACGACAGATGCAAGTTACGAAGAATTCAGCCTCTGGTTATACCAGTGTAATAGTCTG GAACAAGCACAAGCCCTCTGCAAAGTATTGTCAACAGCCTTTGACTCTGTTTTAACATCAGAGAAGTCTTGA